GGCAAGAAGGAGAGGGTGATTTTGCTTAAAGGTCTCAAGTGACGGGTAAGATCCGGGTTTTTGTGAAATATCATATACACGGTCGAACCGGGTATCGCCGCTTGTCATGACATTTGTGATGCCTATATCTGAGAGCAGCCCGACCGACAGGTCATTCTGAACAAAGAAAAAGGATATTTTCTTCAGCTGATGCCTGAACCAGCCACCGTACCATTTGAAAAACACCTGATTTGGACGAAAGATGGCCGACAGCATGAGTATCGGGATACTATGACGGAATAGGATATCAATATAATTATACCAGTATTCATATTTTACAAAAAAAACGAGTGTGGGTTTAGTATAGCAGATAAACTTTTCAGCGTTTTTTCTGATATCAAAGGGAAGGTAAAAGATATAATCTGCATCGGGATAATTTCTTCTGACCTCATAACCAGATGGCGAGAAAAATGTGAGCAGAACTAGGAAATCAGGATGTTCACGACGGAAGGCTTCCAGTACCGGCCGTCCTTGTTCGAATTCACCCAGTGACGCACAGTGAAACCATACCAATGGCCTTTCGGTTTTGATGGCCTGGCTGATATGATCGAATTGATTCCTCCGGCCCTGTATCCATTTTGCTGCCTTGAAATTAAATATGCCGGCACAACGGATAGCCAGATAGAAAACCTTTAGAACCAGATCATATATATAATGCATCGTGTAGCAAATTTTCCTGTTGTTTCAGGGCAAAGCAATTGTAGTATAACCCCGTCAGATTAAAAATAATAATATTTATCCGGGGCTTTTTTATATAGCGGAATAAACCAGCTGAACTTCATCCCGAAGAACAGATCCAGCCGCCTGGATAGGTCTTTCCCCATCAGATTGAAATCATAGCTTCTCAGTGCTTTTGTCCATGACTGGATGAACTCGAGACCGGCAGAAAAGTTGAAAATATGTTTATTGCTTAAGTTCAGGTACCCGACCTGTTCGCTGATAGCAAATCCTCCTGTAAGCTGATCATAGCCCTTCTTATAATCGCCTTCAACCTGGGGAGCTGTATTTTCCTTGTTTTCAATCCGCACTTTGTGCTGTAGGTAACCAACGCCGCCGGAAGCGTACAAACCTGAATTAGGATTCGGACCAATGACAGGAATTATTTTTCCCAAACGGAAGAAAGTTGAAAAGCCGCGTTCATAAAAGAAAATATCCGCATAATTGCCATACCTGTCAATAACATAACCCTGGCTGGTGGAGATGTCAGCCAGTATGAGATCCTTATCCTTGACCTGACCTCCGAAAATAAAACTCCCTTCTGCACCTAAAAGAAAGTTATGTCCCGTCTTGATCAGAAATGAACCGCCGATGTTGAAATCTGCACCAAAACGGTCTGCCATGTCTCCTCCGGGAATATGAAAACCAAAGTTTGCTGCTATCAGCGACATAGAAATGACAGAATCCTTTATACTCGATTGTCCTGAGGCATGCAATGAAAATAAGATGGCCACTATGAATAATCTGTATCTGTTCATGACTTTGTATAATCAGGGCAAAGTTAACAATATAACGTTTTGTTGTTTTGAAAATTTGATCTGACTTGTTGAACACTCCACAGAACGTCAAAATATCATTAATTTTGCCGCCTTGATATACTAATCGTTGATCTTATCAGTTTTTATGTAAAATTCAATTCATGAAAGAGATCCGGATGGTTGACCTGAAAGGTCAGTATGAAAAAATTAAGACAGAGATAGATAAAGCTGTTCATGAAGTCCTGGATTCCACCGCCTTTATCAATGGTCCGGCTGTCAGGGAATTCCAGGTGAATCTTGAAAAATATCTTGGCGTCAGGCACGTCATTCCTTGTGCCAATGGAACGGATGCCTTGCAGGTTGCCATGATGTCACTTGGTTTAAAGCCCGGCGATGAGGTGATCACCTCTTCCTTCACATTTATCGCTACGGCAGAAGTCATTGCTTTGCTAGGATTGACGCCGGTACTTGTGGATGTAGATCCCGGAACCTTTAATATTGACCCTCAAGCCATTCGTAAAGTCATTACACCGAAAACAAAAGCGATCGTTCCTGTGCATCTTTTTGGTCAATGTGCCGACATGGAGTCCATTATGAACATTGCCAGGGAACATCACCTTTTTATCATTGAGGATGCTTGCCAGTCGATAGGAGCTGATTATATTTTCAGTGATGATCAAAAGAAAAAGTCTGGCACAATGGGTGAGATCGGTTGCGTATCATTTTTTCCATCTAAAAATCTTGGTGCCTATGGTGATGGTGGAGCTATTTTTACCCATGATAACCGTCTGGCCGAAAAAATGAGGGCTATTGTAAATCACGGAATGGTGGTGAGATATTATCATGACCTGGTAGGGGTGAATTCACGTCTCGACAGCATCCAGGCGGCCATACTCAATGTTAAGCTGAAGTATCTTGATGAATATGCTTCAAGACGACGTCAGGCGGCAGATTTCTATGACCGCGCCTTTGTCGGGCATCCCAGGCTGAAAGTGCCATACAGGTTCCCGGCATCTACGCATGTCTTTCATCAGTATACCTTGATTACCAACGACATAGACAGGAATGGATTACAGCAGTATTTAAATTCGAAACATATTCCAGCTATGATCTATTATCCTGTACCTTTACATATGCAAAAGGCATATAGAGATCCGCGATATAAAGATGGAGATTTCCCATTTACTGAAAAGTTGTGCCGTTCGGTGATTTCTTTGCCAATGCATTCAGAACTCGACACGGACCAGCTGGAATACATCACGGCAGCTGTCCTGGAATATGTCAATTCATAATACTATGGACAAAACTTATTATTGCCATGAAACA
This sequence is a window from Bacteroidota bacterium. Protein-coding genes within it:
- a CDS encoding DegT/DnrJ/EryC1/StrS family aminotransferase: MKEIRMVDLKGQYEKIKTEIDKAVHEVLDSTAFINGPAVREFQVNLEKYLGVRHVIPCANGTDALQVAMMSLGLKPGDEVITSSFTFIATAEVIALLGLTPVLVDVDPGTFNIDPQAIRKVITPKTKAIVPVHLFGQCADMESIMNIAREHHLFIIEDACQSIGADYIFSDDQKKKSGTMGEIGCVSFFPSKNLGAYGDGGAIFTHDNRLAEKMRAIVNHGMVVRYYHDLVGVNSRLDSIQAAILNVKLKYLDEYASRRRQAADFYDRAFVGHPRLKVPYRFPASTHVFHQYTLITNDIDRNGLQQYLNSKHIPAMIYYPVPLHMQKAYRDPRYKDGDFPFTEKLCRSVISLPMHSELDTDQLEYITAAVLEYVNS
- a CDS encoding 3-deoxy-D-manno-octulosonic acid transferase; the encoded protein is MHYIYDLVLKVFYLAIRCAGIFNFKAAKWIQGRRNQFDHISQAIKTERPLVWFHCASLGEFEQGRPVLEAFRREHPDFLVLLTFFSPSGYEVRRNYPDADYIFYLPFDIRKNAEKFICYTKPTLVFFVKYEYWYNYIDILFRHSIPILMLSAIFRPNQVFFKWYGGWFRHQLKKISFFFVQNDLSVGLLSDIGITNVMTSGDTRFDRVYDISQKPGSYPSLETFKQNHPLLLAGSTWPQDEDILTDFINNSNDEMKYIIAPHEVAEEHIHGLLSKLKGNAVRYSRASQEELNRTKVVIIDSIGMLSHLYQYCTVAYIGGGFGKGIHNILEAATFGKPIIFGPNFSKFQEARDLIKAGGAFSIDNRIQLTEIVMKLFEDKIFYSSCSDTCHHYIVDNKGATEKIMLKMKDFLNH